From the genome of Neisseria sp. oral taxon 014 str. F0314:
CGAGACGGCGGCCGAAGGGCTGGCGGCGGCGCAGAGCGGTACGTTCGGCGTCAGATTGGTGGACAGCCTTGCGGCGGTAACGGCGCGGCAGGTCTCGGAAGCGGCACGCACGAGTGTGCAGGCCGTCTGAAAACACAAGGAGGTTGGAAATGGAACAAGAACGGTTCGTACAGACATTGACCATCGCAGGCTCGGATTCCGGCGGCGGCGCGGGCATTCAGGCGGATTTGAAAACCTTTCAGATGCGCGGCGTATTCGGAACCAGCGCCGTTACCGCGGTAACGGCGCAGAACACGCTCGGCGTGGCGGCGGTGCACCTCGTGCCGACCGAGGTTATCCGCAGCCAGATTGAAGCCGTGCGCGACGATTTCCAAATCAGCGCCTTCAAACTCGGTATGCTGGGAACGGCGGAAATCATCGAATGTGTGGCCGAATGCCTGAAAGAATGCAGTTTCGGCCCGATGGTGCTCGACCCCGTGATGATAGCCAAAGGCGGCGCGCCGCTGCTGCACGATTCGGCGGTGGCGGCGATGAAGCGGCATCTGCTGCCGCTGGCCGACGTGCTGACGCCCAACCTGCCCGAAACGCAGGTGCTGACCGGCGTCGATGTGGAAAACGCGCAGGACGCCGAACGCGCGGCGCGGATTTTGCAGGATGCCGGCGTGAAGACAGTCGTCATCAAAGGCGGCCATTCGGGCGGCAGCCGCAGCGCGCAATGCACGGACTGGGTGTTCCTGCCCGACGGGGAGAAACTGGAGCTGTCGGGCCGCCGCTACCCGACGCCGCATACGCACGGCACGGGCTGCACGTTTTCGGCCTGCGTAACGGCGGAGCTGGCCAAAGGCTTCAGCGTGGAGAATGCGGTGAAAACGGCGAAAGCCTATATCGCCGCCGCCATCGCCAACCCGCTGAACATCGGTTCGGGACACGGGCCGGTCAACCATTGGGCGTATCGGGACTGAAGGCCGTCTGAAAAAACGCGGCCGGCTTCCCGATTCTGCCGGCCGCCGAAATGATTTACAATCCGCACTGTTTTCAAACCAAAGCCGCCGCTTAAATGCGGGGGCGGCATTTCAAGACAGGATAAAATCATGCAGATTACTTCAAAATGGATGGACGGTATGTGTTTCGTGGCGACCGACGAGGCCGGTCACAGCGTGGTCATGGAAGGTTCGGCGGCAGAAGGCTGCGTCAGACGCGGCCCCAGCCCGATGGAAATGCTGCTGATGGGCGTGGCGGGCTGCTCCAGCACGGACGTGGTCATGATTGTCGAGAAGCAGCGGCAGGACATCACCGGCTGCCAAGCGGCGGTAACGGCCAAACGCGCCGAAGAGCCGCCGCGCGTGTTCACCGAAATCCATATCCATTTCACGGTAACCGGACGCGGCCTGAAAGCGGGCGCGGTCGAACAGGCCGTCCGGCTTTCCGCCGAAAAATACTGTTCCGCCTCGATTATGTTGGGCAAAACGGCCAAAATAACCCACAGCTTCGAAATTGTCGAAGCATAACGTTTCAGACGGCGCCGCAGGCCGTCTGAAAACTGGCAAGAAAAGTCCGCGCTGGTTATAATGGCAACAAAAAACAGGCAGATATATTCAAACCGTAACCGGAATATATCTGCCTGCGCGGGCTTCTCTCTCTATATGCTGCCTTTATAATACTCGGCGTTTTCTTGTGCACTTATTGTGCAGGCCTGTGTTGATATTGTCAACAATTTTAATTTTTATGAACGGCAGGCATCCGCCCTGCGTCTGCCTTCGGGAAAAACCGGAAACCTACCCCCATGATGAATAACGAAAATAAAACCGTCAATGCACCGACAACGTCCTCATTGATTCTGGAAGAGCGCCACGATTCCGAGCTTTTCCGCGTGTACGCCCTGATTTTAGACGGCATTACCGACCATGTGCTGCTGCCGGGCAAAAAGCTCACCGAATCGGAACTCTGCCGCCAGATGACCTGCTCGCGCAATACCGTGCGCAGTGCGCTTTCGCTGCTGGCGCACGATAAAATCGTCGATTTGCAGCCCAACCGCGGCGCATTCGTGCATGTGCCCGATTTGAAAGAAATGCAGGACGTGTTCAACGCACGCATCGAAATGGAGGGTATGATTCTGGGTATGCTGGTCGACCTTCCCGACTTGGAGGCGCGCTTGCAGCCGCTCTATGCCATGATAGAACACGAAGAGGCCGCGTCCGGCAGCGGCGACCGCGTGGGCTGGAACCGCCTCTCCAACGCCTTTCACGTCGAACTGGCGCGCCTGCTGGACAACGACGTGCTGTTCGACATTATGAACACGCTGTGCGCCCGCTCGTCGCTGATTGTGGCGGTGTTCGATGCCAAGCGCCGCGAGAAACGCCCCATCAACACGCATACCCACGCCGAGCACCGCGAAATTTTAGACCTGCTGGTCAGCGGCAAACGCAACCGCGTGGTGAAAATCATGCGCCGGCATCTGGGCGCGTGCATCGAGCGCCTGGAACAAAAATTCGAGGCGCAATAACCGGATTCGGTAAGGCCGTCTGAAAAGTCTGTTTCAGACGGCCTTAAGTTTAAATATTACGTACCGGCCGCACGCCGTTTGTATTCCCCGACGGACGAAACCATGAAACCCCAAATCCGACGACACGAAAAAATCACCGCATTGGTGCGCGAACACGGCTTTATGTCCGTCGAACAACTGGCCAGAGAATTGGAAGTTACCCCGCAGACCATACGCCGCGACATCGGCATCCTGAGTGCGGAAAACGTCTTGCGCCGCTACCACGGCGGCGCGGCCTTGGGCGAGGTGCTGCTCGAAGGCGAATTCGGGCAGGGCGGCCGCCACAGCCGCAGGGAAGAGAAAAACGCCATCGCCCAGCTCATCGCCGCCCATATTCCCGACAACGCCTCATTATTCATCAGCATCGGCACCACGATGGAGGCCGTTGCCGCCGCGTTGATCAAACAGCGGAAAAACCTGCGTATCATCACCAACAACATCTACGTCGCCGCCCTGGCCTCCGCGCGCAGCGACTACACCGTCATCATCACCTCCGGCGTCGTCCGCCCGCTGGACGGCGGCGTAACCGGTGTCGCCACGGTGGACTTCATCAACCAGTTCAAAGTCGACTACGCCGTATTGAGCACGCACGGCGTGGAAGGCGACGGCTCGCTGCTCGATTACGACTACAAAGAAGTAAGCGTGATGCAGGCGATGATGGCCAACGCTCGGGTGCGCTTCCTCGGCGTGGATCACAGCAAATTCCAGTCGCACGCGCTGGTGCGGCTGGGTGACATCACCGATTTCGACAGGGTCTTCACCGACCGCGCTCCCGACGGGGAAATGCAGAAAATCCTCACCGCCGCGGGCGTGGAATGGTTGGTTCCCGAAATCTGCCAACATGCAACGGAAACAGCAAAGGACGAAAAATGAAACTATGGTCTTCGACAACCAGCCCCTATGTACGCAAAGTGCGCGCCGCCGCCATCCATCACGGGCTGGAAAACCGGATAGAACTGGTAACCGTCAAATCGTCGTTCGCCGCCGAATCGGCGCACAACCAAGACAACCCGCTCGGCCGCATCCCCGTATTGCAGCTCGATAACGGCGAATGGCTGTTCAACAGCAACGTCATCGCCGAATACCTCGATTCCGTCGGGCAGGGCGCGCCGCTTTACCCGCAGGACGCAAGCCGCTGGCAGGTGCTGAACCTGCACGCGCTGGCGGAAGGGCTGCTGGAAAACACCGTCGCCATGATTGCCGAAAAAATGCTGCGTCCCGAAAACGAATGGTGGACGGCGCGGCACGAACAAATCAAACAACGCAACGCGCGCACCGTCCCCGTGTTGGCCGAGCACCTGCAACCCTTCGGCACGCAGCTCAACATCGGCACGCTGTTTGCCGTGTGCGCCGTCGACTTCCTGCTGTTCAGGGACAATCTGACCGGTGCCGCCGGATTGGCGGGCATTTCTGAACTGAAGGCGTGGGCGGATGAAATGAATGCGCTGCATCCCTGTTTGGCCGCAACCAAACCCCGTGTTTCAGCCTGATGCCGTGCGAGGCCGTCTGAAAAAAGGTTTCAGGCGGCCTGATTTCTAAAACGGCACGACTCAGGTAAAATAACCGATTTCGATTTCCCGTTCGGGCGGCAGGCCGTCTGAAAAATACATTCGCCGGATTCCATCATGCTCAACAAAGACCAGTTCGCGGACAACCATTTCATCCGCACCATCATCGAAGAAGACCTAAAAAGCGGCAAACACGAAGCCATCCAAACCCGTTTCCCGCCCGAACCCAACGGCTACCTGCACATCGGCCACGCCAAATCCATCTGCCTGAACTTCGGTTTGGCGTATATTTACGACGGCTTGTGCAACCTGCGTTTCGACGATACCAACCCTGAAAAAGAAAACGACGAATACGTCAACGCCATCAAAGAAGATGTCGAGTGGCTCGGTTTCCATTGGGCGGGCGAGCCGCGTTTCGCTTCCAATTATTTCGACCAGCTTTACGACTACGCCGTCGGTTTAATCAAAGACGGCAAAGCGTATGTCGATGATTTGACGCCCGAAGAAATGCGCGAATACCGCGGCACGCTGACCGAAGCGGGCAAAAACAGCCCTTACCGCGACCGCAGCGTCGAAGAAAACCTCGACCTGTTCACGCGCATGAAAAACGGCGAATTCCCCGACGGCAGCAAAACCCTGCGCCTGAAAATCGACATGGCATCAGGCAACATCAATATGCGCGACCCCGTCATCTACCGCATCCGCCGCGCCCATCACCACAACACCGGCGATAAATGGTGCATCTACCCGATGTACGACTACACGCATTGCATTTCCGATGCCATCGAAGGCATCACGCATTCCTTGTGTACGCTCGAATTTGAAGCCCACCGCCCGCTGTACGACTGGGTGTTGGACAACATCCCCGCGCCGCACGCCACCCGTCCGCGCCAATACGAGTTTTCCCGTTTGGAGCTTCTGTATTCCATCACGTCCAAACGCAAGCTGAACCAACTGGTTTCAGACGGCCACGTTGCCGGCTGGGATGATCCGCGTATGCCGACCATTTCCGGTATGCGCCGCCGCGGCTACACGCCCGAAGGCCTGCGCCTGTTTGCCAAACGCG
Proteins encoded in this window:
- the thiD gene encoding bifunctional hydroxymethylpyrimidine kinase/phosphomethylpyrimidine kinase, whose protein sequence is MEQERFVQTLTIAGSDSGGGAGIQADLKTFQMRGVFGTSAVTAVTAQNTLGVAAVHLVPTEVIRSQIEAVRDDFQISAFKLGMLGTAEIIECVAECLKECSFGPMVLDPVMIAKGGAPLLHDSAVAAMKRHLLPLADVLTPNLPETQVLTGVDVENAQDAERAARILQDAGVKTVVIKGGHSGGSRSAQCTDWVFLPDGEKLELSGRRYPTPHTHGTGCTFSACVTAELAKGFSVENAVKTAKAYIAAAIANPLNIGSGHGPVNHWAYRD
- a CDS encoding OsmC family protein, which gives rise to MQITSKWMDGMCFVATDEAGHSVVMEGSAAEGCVRRGPSPMEMLLMGVAGCSSTDVVMIVEKQRQDITGCQAAVTAKRAEEPPRVFTEIHIHFTVTGRGLKAGAVEQAVRLSAEKYCSASIMLGKTAKITHSFEIVEA
- a CDS encoding GntR family transcriptional regulator gives rise to the protein MNNENKTVNAPTTSSLILEERHDSELFRVYALILDGITDHVLLPGKKLTESELCRQMTCSRNTVRSALSLLAHDKIVDLQPNRGAFVHVPDLKEMQDVFNARIEMEGMILGMLVDLPDLEARLQPLYAMIEHEEAASGSGDRVGWNRLSNAFHVELARLLDNDVLFDIMNTLCARSSLIVAVFDAKRREKRPINTHTHAEHREILDLLVSGKRNRVVKIMRRHLGACIERLEQKFEAQ
- a CDS encoding DeoR/GlpR family DNA-binding transcription regulator, producing MKPQIRRHEKITALVREHGFMSVEQLARELEVTPQTIRRDIGILSAENVLRRYHGGAALGEVLLEGEFGQGGRHSRREEKNAIAQLIAAHIPDNASLFISIGTTMEAVAAALIKQRKNLRIITNNIYVAALASARSDYTVIITSGVVRPLDGGVTGVATVDFINQFKVDYAVLSTHGVEGDGSLLDYDYKEVSVMQAMMANARVRFLGVDHSKFQSHALVRLGDITDFDRVFTDRAPDGEMQKILTAAGVEWLVPEICQHATETAKDEK
- a CDS encoding glutathione S-transferase, yielding MKLWSSTTSPYVRKVRAAAIHHGLENRIELVTVKSSFAAESAHNQDNPLGRIPVLQLDNGEWLFNSNVIAEYLDSVGQGAPLYPQDASRWQVLNLHALAEGLLENTVAMIAEKMLRPENEWWTARHEQIKQRNARTVPVLAEHLQPFGTQLNIGTLFAVCAVDFLLFRDNLTGAAGLAGISELKAWADEMNALHPCLAATKPRVSA
- a CDS encoding glutamine--tRNA ligase/YqeY domain fusion protein, which produces MLNKDQFADNHFIRTIIEEDLKSGKHEAIQTRFPPEPNGYLHIGHAKSICLNFGLAYIYDGLCNLRFDDTNPEKENDEYVNAIKEDVEWLGFHWAGEPRFASNYFDQLYDYAVGLIKDGKAYVDDLTPEEMREYRGTLTEAGKNSPYRDRSVEENLDLFTRMKNGEFPDGSKTLRLKIDMASGNINMRDPVIYRIRRAHHHNTGDKWCIYPMYDYTHCISDAIEGITHSLCTLEFEAHRPLYDWVLDNIPAPHATRPRQYEFSRLELLYSITSKRKLNQLVSDGHVAGWDDPRMPTISGMRRRGYTPEGLRLFAKRAGISKSENIVDMSVLEGAIREELENSAPRMMAVLNPLKVTLTNFQTALAESRTAPYHPNREDMGSRELPISSTLYIEADDFSENPPKGFKRLTLGGEVRLRHSYVMKCDEVVKDAAGNIVELKCSLDYDTLGKNPEGRKVKGVIHWLSAEHAVPATVRLYDRLFTEPRPDAVRGEDGEYLPFTDFLNPESVKEITAYVEAAANDLPAESRWQFERLGYFVTDRKDHAKGRPVFNRTVGLRDTWQAKA